The Gemmatimonadaceae bacterium genome includes the window GCACGATGGTTGCGCGCCCAACGCGGCCTCGATACGATCGCACTGGTGGGACACGAACCGCAGTTGTCGAAGCTCGCAGCCCTGCTCGTGACCGCGAACGGCGAGCCCAACCTGAGGCTCGAGAAGGGAGCGGCCTGTGCGATCGACCTGCCCGGAACGAGCCGGCCGGGCGCCCTGCTCTGGCTGCTCACGGCCAAGCAGCTGCGTTCGTTAGGCAAGAAACGCAGGAGATTGACCCGATGACCACGCTCGCGACATCGACGCCGGCGCCCGTCCTGCCGCTCACCGAGCGGCCGGCGTGGGCGGCGCTCGACGCGCACTTCCGCACCATCCGCGATGCACATCTGCGCACGCTGTTCGCCTCCGATCCGGCGCGCGGCGAACGCCTGGTGGCCGAAGGCGCCGGGCTCTATCTCGACTATAGCAAGCACCGGGTGACCGACGAGACGCTTAGGCTGCTCTTGGAACTCGCACGACAGTCCGGACTGCGCGAGCGCATCGATGCCATGTTCCGCGGCGACGCGATCAACGTCACGGAACGCCGGAGCGTGCTGCACGTGGCGCTCCGTGCACGGCGCGGATCTACGATCACCGTCGCCGGCGAGAATGTCGTCCCCGCGGTGCACGACGTCCTGGATCGGATGCGCGCCTTCACCACAAGAGTCCGGTCGGGCGACTGGGTCGGGCATACCGGCAAGCGCATCCGTCACGTCATCAACATCGGGATCGGCGGATCTGATCTCGGTCCGGTGATGGCCTATCAGGCGCTGCGCTTTTACAGCCAGCGCGACCTGTCGTTCGGATTCGTGTCCAACGTCGACGGCACGGATTTCATTGAAGCGACCCGCGGACTCGATCCGGCGGAGACGCTGTTCATCGTGTCATCGAAGACGTTCACGACTCTCGAGACCATGACCAACGCGCGCACCGCGCGCGCGTGGACCCTGGCTGCGTTAGGCAACGAGGCGGCGGTTGCCAAACACTTCGTGGCCGTGTCGACGAACGCCAAGGCCGTGACCGAATTCGGCATCGACACCGCCAACATGTTCGAGTTCTGGGACTGGGTCGGCGGCCGCTATTCCATGGACTCGGCGATCGGCTTGTCGACCATGCTCGCCATCGGAGCGGACGCGTTCGACGAGATGCTGGCCGGCTTCCATGCCATGGACGAGCATTTCCGCACGACGCCGTTCGAGCGCAATCTCCCGGTCCTCATGGGCCTGCTCGCCGTGTGGTACGCCGATTTCTTCGGCGCGCAGACCGTCGCCGTGCTGCCGTACGACCAGTACCTGGTCCGTTTCCCCGCGTACCTACAGCAGTTGACGATGGAGAGCAACGGCAAGCACGTGACGCTGGACGGACGCCGCGTCGCGTATCAGACGGGGGCGATTTTCTGGGGCGAACCGGGGACCAACGGCCAGCATTCGTTTTACCAGCTGCTGCACCAGGGCACCATACTGGTGCCGGCGGACTTCATCGGCTTCTGCGACGCGCTGACTCCGTTAGGCGACCATCACGACCTGCTGATGGCGAATCTGTTCGCGCAGTCGCAGGCGCTGGCCTTCGGCAAGACCGCCGACGAGGTGCGCGCCGAGGGAACGCCGGAGTGGCTGGTGCCGCACCGGGTGTGCGAGGGGAACCGGCCCTCGAGCACGATCCTCGCCGACCGGCTGACCCCGGCGTCGTTAGGCGCGCTGGTGGCGCTCTACGAGCATTCGGTGTTCACGCAGGGCACCGTGTGGCAGATCGACTCCTTCGACCAATGGGGCGTCGAGCTGGGCAAGGTCCTCGCCGGCCGCATCATCCCCGAGCTGGGCGGCGCGGCCCAGCCGCGCCTGGCACACGACAGCTCGACCAACCGGCTGATCCAGCGCTACCGCGCCCGCCGCTCGCGCGGCAGCCAGAGCCGGTAGCCGCCGCGCAGCACGTTGGCGTTGCTCCCGAGCCGGACGCCCGCCGGCGGCTTCCCGAGGTGCTTCACGTTGCCGCCGCCTAACAGAATGTAGTCCGGCAGCAGCGCCTTGCCGAGGAGCGCGCACACGTCGGCCACGTGACGCCGCCACTTCTTGTTGCCCAGCTTCGACCGGCCGGCCTCGCCCAGATACTCTTCGTACGATTTGCCCTTGTGATACGGCAGGTGCGCGAGCTCCATCGGCACGATGGTGCCGTGCAGCACCAGCGCCGACCCCAGACCCGTGCCGAGTCCGAGGAACAACATGTGGCCGCCCTCGTAGCTGCCTAACGCTTGCAGCGCGGCATCGTTCACGATGCGCACGGGGTGGTGCAGCGCCCGCGCGAACGGAAACCCGACCCATCCGCCGCCGAGGTTGAACGGCTCCCGCAGCGGCTTGTCGTGCGTCACCGGCCCGGGATACCCCATCGAGATCACGTCGAACCGCCAGTCCTGCGTGGCCTCGCGCACGGCCTGCGCCATGTGCACCGCGGTCATGTGCGGTCCCGAGTCGATCTTGACCGGCTCTTTGCGTCCGGCAAGCCACAGCTTGATGTGCGTGCCGCCGACGTCGATCACGAGCACCCGGCGCCGGCCGCGCGAGCGCTCGGTCACCGCGGCGCTCCGGCCGCGCCGCCGCCGGCGCCGCCGGTGTCCGACGGCCACCCCCCGCCTAACGCCTTGTACAGCTGCACCGCCGAGACGAGCTCCTGCCGCTGCACCTGCGCCAGGGTGAGCTCGGCCGTGAACAGACTGCGTTGGGCATCGAGCACGTCGAGGTAGCTCGAGATGCCGTTGTCGTATCGGCGTGAGGCCAGGTGCAACGCGCTCTGGAGCGCCGTCACCTGCGTCTGCTGCGCCACGAGTTGGTCGTGCGATGCACGCAACCCGATCAGCGCATCCTGCGCATCCTGCAGCGCCGTGAGCACGGTCTGCTGATACATGTACTTCGCCTGTTCGGCCCGCGCGCGCGCGGCCTTGACCTCGTTCGTGTACTGCCCACCCGTGAAAATCGGCAGCGAGATGCCGCCGAGCACGGTGTAGATGTCCGTGTTGTTCTTGAACAGACTCGATGCAGTCGTGGACTGCGTTCCGTATTCGCCCGTGATCGTCACCGTCGGCAGCCGCGCCGCCTCGGCAATGCCAATGCGTGCGGTTGCGGCGCGCAGCTGCGCCTCGGCTTCGCGCACATCGGGTCGCCGCTCGAGGAGCGACGAAGGCAGCGCGCGCGGCACCGCGATCGACGACAGCACGGCGGGCAGCGGTTCGCCGCGCGGCACGTTCGCCGGATGATGGCCAAGCAACACGCTGAGCTGATCTTCCTTCTGCACCACCTGTCGCTCGAAGTCGGCCACGCGAGCCGCGGGATCTGCCACCTGCGACTCGAACTGCCGGACGTCGAGCTCCGAGATCAATCCCTGTTGGAAGCGTCGTTGGGCGAGACGCAGCGTTTCGCGGCGCGATTCGAGCGTGCGGCGGGAGATGTCGAGGTCGAGGTCGAGCTCGCGCAGCTCGAGATACGCCGTGGCGACGTCGCTGATGAGCGTGAGCACGACGGCGCGCTTCGCCTCTTGCGTCGCGAGCAGATCTTCACGCCCAGCCTCGGCGGTGCGACGCAGACGTCCCCAGAAGTCGAGCTCCCAGGACACGTTGCCGGTCACCGAGAAGATGTCGAATGTGATCGGCGTTCCGCCGAACGAGATGCGTTCCTTTCCGGCCGACCCGTTGGCCGTGATCTGCGGGAAGAGCGGGCCTTTCGCCACGCCGTAGTCGGCGCGGAATTCCTGGATGGTCGCGATCGCCACGCGCACCGTGCGGTTCTCGGCGACGGCCGTATCGACGAGGCGCCGGAGCACGGTGTCTTGCAGCAGCGCAAACCAATCGATGTTCGAGCTCGCGGCCGTATCGTTGGGCGGCGACGGCGGCATGAGCGAGAGCATGCTGTCGGCGAGCGGCATGGTCGAATCGCGCTGCGTCGCCGGGCTCGTGTCGGGGTGCGCGGCCAGCGAATCGTAGAACGGCCGCAGCGAATCCTCGAGCGGCGACGGCGGCCGCCAATCGTTAGGCGTATCGACCGGCGGGCGGTGATAGGCCGGCCCGACGGCGCACGCGCCCATCGTGGCGGCGAGCACGAGCGGCAGCGCCAACCGGCGCATCAGTCGCCCTCCGCTGGACGCGTCGACGCCGGCTGTGGCGCGGCGGCTTCTGCCCGGCGCCCCAGCAGATGTTCGCTCGCGCGCCGGATCAGGGCGAAGAACAGCGGAATGAACAGAATGCCGATCGACGTCGCGAACAGCATGCCGGCGAACACCGCCGTGCCGATCGAGTGCCGGCTGATCGCCCCCGCGCCGCCGGCCACGACTAACGGAACGACGCCGAGGATGAAGGCGAACGATGTCATGAGAATCGGTCGCAACCGCTCGCGTCCCGCCTCGACCGCCGCGTCGCGCACCGACTTGCCCTGCGCACGCTGCTCGCTCGCGAACTCGACGATCAGAATCGCGTTCTTCGCCGCGAGGCCGACGACCGTGATGATGCCGATCTGGAAGTAGACGTCGGAGGGAATCCCGCGCAGCCACATGCCGAGATAGGCACCCAGCACCCCGAACGGCACGCCGAACAGCACGGCGAACGGAATCGACCAGCTCTCGTACTGCGCCGCGAGGACCAGGAACACCATGATGATGCCTAACGCAAGGACGAGACCGCCGCCGGTGGACGTGCTCTCCTGGTACGATTCGCCGCTCAGCGCGGCGCCGACGCCGAGCGCGGCGTACTTGTTCTGCACCAGCTGATCGACCGCCGCGAGCATCTCGCCCGAGCTCTTGCCGTTCCCCGGCGACGCCGTGACCAACGCCGAGGTGAACCCGTTGAACCGCGTCACGATGTTCGGCCCGCTGCGGAACCGCACCGTGGTCAGCGACGACACCGGAATCAACTGTGGACCGTTCCCGCGCACGAACAGACCGCCGATGTCCTGCGGCTCTTCGCGATACGGTTGCTGCGCCTGGATCTGCACGCGATAGGTCTTGCCGTACAGATTGAAATCGTTGACGTACAGCGTCCCGAGCAACGATTGCAGCGTCTGAAACAGATCGGTGAGCGAGACGCCGAGCGATTTTGCCTTGGCGCGATCCACGTCCACGTAGAGCTGCGGCACATTGACGCGGATGGATGCGCGCGCCTGCTGCACACTCGGGAGCTTGTTCGCGTCACTCGCGAACTGGTTGGCGATCGCCGCGAACCGCTGCAGGTCGTTGATGCCGTGATCCTGCAGGTTGAGCTCGAGCCCGGACGTGACGCCGATGCCGGGAATTTCCGGCAGGTTGAAGCCGAAAACGAGCGCGTCCGGATTCCGGAAGAAATGCGCGTTCGCCTGATTGAGGATCGCCGTGGCGCTCTGGCGTTCATCCCACGGTTTCAAGTTGACGAACATCGTGGCCGAGCTGCTCTGGTTCGCTCCCTGAATGAGGCTCAATCCAACGAGCGACAGCACGTGGTTCACGCCGGGCTGCTTGAGCAGATACGATTCGACGCTGCGCACGACGGCGTCCGTCCGTTGGAGCGATGCGTCGTCCGGCAGCTCGACGGAGATGGCGAAGTATCCTTTGTCTTCGGTCTGAAGAAAGGCCGTCGGCACCACGCGTCTCATCACGACGATGAGAATCACGATGACGGCGAACGCAGCGACCCATGGGCGAGCATGGTCGAGCGCGTGCTCGACGCCGCGAACGTAGCGGTTGGTCACGCCGGCAAATCGGCGGTTGAACCAGCCGAAGAACCCGGTGTGATGCTCGGTCGACTCGTGGCGCAGCAGCACGGCGCACAGCGCCGGCGTGAGCGTGAGCGCCACGATGCCGGAGATGATGACCGAGACCACGATCGTGATCGCGAACTGTTTGTACATCTGCCCGGTGATGCCGCCGACGAATGCCACCGGGATGAACACGGCGCACAGGACGAGGACGATCGCCACGAGCGCGCTGGCCACCTGCCGGATGGCGCGGTCGGCGGCGACCGCCGGGCGCACGTGTTCCGCAGCCATGATGCGGTCCACGTTCTCGATCACGACAATGGCATCGTCGACGACGATACCGATGGCGAGCACCAGGCCGAACAGCGTGAGCAGATTGATCGAGAAGCCGAGCAGGCGCATGCCGAAGAATGCGCCGACGATGGACACGGGGACGGCGACTAACGGAATGAGCGTCGCGCGCCAGCTCTGGAGAAACACGAACACGACGAGCGTGACGAGGATCAGCGCTTCGACCAGCGTCTCGACGACTTCCTTGATCGACTGGGTGATGAACGGCGTCGTATCGAACGGCACCGACCAGTGGACGCCCTGGGGGAACGTCCGCGACAGCTGCTGCATGCGGGCGACGACGGCTTTGTCGACGTCGAGCGTGCTGGCGCCGGGCCGCAGGTACACCAGGATCAACGCGCTCGGCGTGCCATCGAGGCGGCCGGAGAGGTCGTAGTCGCGCTGGCCCATGGTCACGCGGCCCAGGTCCCCGATGCGCACGAGCGAGCCATCGGGACGCGCGCGGACAATGATGTTCTCGTACTGTTTCGGATCCGTTAGGCGACCGAGGGTCGTCACGGGGATGGTCAGTTGCGTGCCCGCCGGCGACGGCTCGCGTCCGATGCGGCCGGCCGGATTGGTCGTGTTCTGCTCGGCCACCGCGGCGGCCACGTCGGACACCGTCAGGCCAAGTTGGGCGAGCCGGTCGGGCGCCAGGTCGATCAACATCGACAGGTCGGCTTGTCCGAACGTGGTAGCGTCGCCGACGCCGGGCAGCCGCTTGAGCTCGTCTTGCACGTAGATCTCGGCGTAGTTGCTGAGATAGCCGGCGTCGTAGCGAGGATCATCCGACGTGAGCGCAACGCCCATGAGGATGTTGGTCTGCGCCTTCTTCACGGTGATGCCGTTGCGGACGACCTCCTGCGGCAGCTGCGGTTCGGCCAGCTTGATCTGGTTCTGCACGTCGACGGCCGCGAGATCCTGATCGCGCGAGATGTCGAAGTAGATCTGCAGGTTCATCGAGCCGTCGCTGGAGTTCGATGACTTGTAGTAGAGCAGCCCCGGGATGCCGGACAGCTGCTGCTCGATGGGCGCTGCCACTGCGTTCGCGACGTCCTGCGCCGTGGCGCCCGGATAGACAGCCGTGACCTGGACCACCGGCGGCGTGATGGGTGGATACAGGTCGATCGGCAGCTGGTGCAGCGAGAACGCGCCTAACAGCACGATGGCGATCGAGATCACCGCCGCGAAGATCGGCCGGCGGACAAAGAAGTATCTGACTTCGGGATCGTTAGTCATGTGTGCCGATCCGGAGCGCGGTGCCGGGAGGCGCGGTCAGGACGGTGTCGCCGCGCGCCGCGCGCCCCGTGTCAGGCGGCGGCACGTACGCGACGGGACGCACGGGTGCCCCCGGCATGATTTTCTGAATGCCGTCCACCACGACGCGATCGCCGGCGGTGAGGCCGCTGCTGATCAGCCACTGGCCGCCGACGAACGTGTCGCCTTTCACGTCGCGCGTGCTCACCTTGTTGGCCGAGTCGACGACGTAGACGAACGACCCGCCGATACTCTGCTGCACCGCGCGCTGCGGGACGAGGATGGCGCCGACGCGCTTCATGCCCAGCAGCGACACGCGCACGAATTGCCCGGGGAGCAGCGTATGCTGCGGGTTCTTGAACGACGCCCGCAGCGCGAGCGTTCCGGTGTTCTCCTGGACCGCCAGATCGGCGAAGTCGAGCGTGCCTTCGATCGGGTAGACGCTGCCATCGGCGAGTGTCGCGCGCACCCCCATCGGCCCGGGTGCGGCGATGAGCGATTTGTCGGCGAGCCCGCGACGCCAGGCCAGCACGTCCTGATCCGACGGGCTGAAGTTCACGTAGATCGGATCCACCTGCTCGACCGTCGTGAGCAGATCCGTTGGGCCGCTGACTAACGCGCCGAGCACGAGATTCGCGCGCCCGGCACGTCCGGAGATTTCGGCTCGGACGAACGTGTTGTCGTAGTCGCGCTGCGCCCGCACCACCGCGCCCTTCGCGTTGTTCACCGCCGCGCGCGCCTGCTCTTCTTCCGTGCGCGCGTCGTCCACATCCTTCTGGGCGACCGCGTGCTCGCCCAACAACGGCACCAGGCGGTTGAGATTCCGCTCGGCGTTGGCGAAGCGCGCTTCGGCGTCGGCTTGTTGCGCCTGCGCGCTGCGCAGCGCGGCTTCGTACGGCGTCGGGTCGATGCGGAACAACACGTCGCCCTTGTGCACGTCGGTGCCTTCCACGTACGGACGCGCGATGATCACGCCCGACACCTGCGCGCGCACTTCGACGCGCTTCGATGCCTCGGCTTGCCCAACGTACTCGAAATCCGCGGGAATGGTTTTCGGCTCGACCGTGAGCACCGACACCTCGGGCGGCGGCGGCGCAGGCGGCGGCGCGTGATGACACGCCGCCATGACGAGCACGGCGGGAAACAGACAGCCAAACCGAGAGCGGCGCGCCGCCAACCGATGGCGGATGCGGAAGCGGTGTGCACTCACATCGAATTCCCGGTAGTGGTTTACATCGGCGCAAGCGAGCGCGACGTACCCGCACATCGACTGCGCGCAACTTCCCCTGAACGTAATGAGGGGCGCAGACGCATGGTTCCAGACGGCGCATGAGACGGCGCCGGCGTCGGCGAGTCAAGGGCTCAGCGGGAGCGGCATGAAGGTGATGACGAACAGCACGACTGCGATCCAGCCGACGATGACGCGCCGTTGGTCGAGCGGCCGCTCGGGTGCGATTACCGGAGGATGCGCCAGTCGTCCGCGTCCAATCGCCAAGCCGAGCACGGCCCAGAACCACCATCCCTTCCACACGAAGCCGAGTGGAATCAGGGCCAGCCACATCGCGCGCGCGACGAATACCTGCGCGCGCGGATGCATGGCGAACGCGATGTGTCCGCCGTCCAGTTGGGCCAACGGAAGCAGGTTGAGCGACGTAACGAGAATGCCGACCCACCCGGCGACGGCGAGCGGGCTCAGCTCCACCAATCCGTGGAGGCCGAGGACGGCGCGGCACGCGGCCAGGAGCAACGAATCACCGATCAGAATCGGATCGCCGTTGAATCGCGCGAACTGGTGCGCAAATGCCAGCGGTGTTGCGACGCCCGGCAGCGAGGTGCTGCCGTGGAGACCGATCAGCAGCACTGGAATCGCGACGACGATGCCGGCTAACGGACCCGCGACGCCGATGTCGAACAGCGTGCGCCGATCGAACATGGGTGAGCGGAGTCTGATGAATGCGCCGAGCGTTCCGATCAGATCGAGAGCAGCGGGAAACGGGATGAAATACGGCGGGCTCGCATCGACACGATATCGCCGCGCGGTCACATAATGGCCCGATTCGTGCGCGAGCAGAATGGCCAGCAGCGGGAGGGAAAACGGGAAACCGGCCCGCGGGTGAAGAAAAGTATGGAGGCGCCATGGATCGACCGTACCGGCGAACATGGCGCCGCCGACCGAGGTGGTGATGATCGCCGCGAGAAAAAGCGCCGCATGCAGCCACCACCGCTCGCGTACCGGCGCGCGTTCGTGCACGAGGACCAGCCAGTCCCCGTCGAGCGCACGTTGCCAGTAGTAGTATCCGTCCCAGTCCGAGAGGTACGACGAGAGCAGTCGTGACGGTCCGCTGTGCTCCGGATTGACAAGCCCTTCGATGATCTCGCGGCTCCCCAACTCGAGCACACGCCAGTACGCAAAGCACTCTGTAACAGGGAAATTCGGCACTCTTGACCGCCTGTTTTGGCGACGTTACCTTGGCAACGCCTACTGCACGCCTCCTCGCCTTACCACTCCGCGCACATCGTCGTGACGACCGAGTCCATCCCCGCCTGCATCGGGAGGGATTCTCGAATTGTCTCTGCGGTTGCGTCGCGCATCTGCACCGAGTGAGCGCACCCCACCCTCGGAGTCGACGTACGTGGATATCGCCGAGTTGAAGCAAAAGTCCGTGGCCGAGCTGCACACGATGGCCGAGGACTTGAATATCTCCAACTTCTCGGGACTGCGAAAGCAGGACCTGATTTTCCGCATCGAGCAGAATTTGCTCGACTCGGACATCGTCCTGCGCGGCGAAGGTGTGCTCGAAATCCTGCCCGAAGGATACGGCTTCCTGCGCAGCCAGGATTGGAACTACCTGTACGGTCCCGACGACATCTACGTCTCTCCGTCGCAGATCAAGCGATTCGATCTGCGCACCGGAGACACGGTGCTCGGCCAGGTGCGTCCGCCGAAGGAAGGCGAACGATATCTCGCGCTGCTGAAGGTCGAGACCATCAACAACGAAGACCCCGAGAAAGCCAAGCATCGCATCGCGTTCGACAATCTGCGTCCGCGATATCCCGACCAGCGCTTGCGCCTCGAGACGACGAGCGGCGACCTGAGCATGCGCGTGGTGGACATCATCGCGCCGATCGGCAAGGGACAACGCGGGTTGATCGTCGCGCCGCCGCGCGCGGGCAAGACGATCTTGATGCAGAAGATGGCTAACGCAGTGATCGAGAATCACCCCGAGGTCACGCTCATCGTGCTGCTCATCGATGAGCGTCCCGAGGAAGTGACGGACATGCAAGA containing:
- the rho gene encoding transcription termination factor Rho, whose translation is MDIAELKQKSVAELHTMAEDLNISNFSGLRKQDLIFRIEQNLLDSDIVLRGEGVLEILPEGYGFLRSQDWNYLYGPDDIYVSPSQIKRFDLRTGDTVLGQVRPPKEGERYLALLKVETINNEDPEKAKHRIAFDNLRPRYPDQRLRLETTSGDLSMRVVDIIAPIGKGQRGLIVAPPRAGKTILMQKMANAVIENHPEVTLIVLLIDERPEEVTDMQEQVDAEVISSTFDEPADRHVQVADMVIEKAKRLVEHGKDVVILLDSITRLARAHNVVVPHSGKILSGGVDAHALHKPKRFFGAARNIDEGGSLTIIATALIETGSRMDEVIFEEFKGTGNMELVLDRKIADRRVFPAIDIQRSGTRKEELLLTQEELNRVYLLRNFLGDMPSTEAIEFLLQRMQRTKTNKEFFATMAQG
- a CDS encoding multidrug efflux RND transporter permease subunit, with translation MTNDPEVRYFFVRRPIFAAVISIAIVLLGAFSLHQLPIDLYPPITPPVVQVTAVYPGATAQDVANAVAAPIEQQLSGIPGLLYYKSSNSSDGSMNLQIYFDISRDQDLAAVDVQNQIKLAEPQLPQEVVRNGITVKKAQTNILMGVALTSDDPRYDAGYLSNYAEIYVQDELKRLPGVGDATTFGQADLSMLIDLAPDRLAQLGLTVSDVAAAVAEQNTTNPAGRIGREPSPAGTQLTIPVTTLGRLTDPKQYENIIVRARPDGSLVRIGDLGRVTMGQRDYDLSGRLDGTPSALILVYLRPGASTLDVDKAVVARMQQLSRTFPQGVHWSVPFDTTPFITQSIKEVVETLVEALILVTLVVFVFLQSWRATLIPLVAVPVSIVGAFFGMRLLGFSINLLTLFGLVLAIGIVVDDAIVVIENVDRIMAAEHVRPAVAADRAIRQVASALVAIVLVLCAVFIPVAFVGGITGQMYKQFAITIVVSVIISGIVALTLTPALCAVLLRHESTEHHTGFFGWFNRRFAGVTNRYVRGVEHALDHARPWVAAFAVIVILIVVMRRVVPTAFLQTEDKGYFAISVELPDDASLQRTDAVVRSVESYLLKQPGVNHVLSLVGLSLIQGANQSSSATMFVNLKPWDERQSATAILNQANAHFFRNPDALVFGFNLPEIPGIGVTSGLELNLQDHGINDLQRFAAIANQFASDANKLPSVQQARASIRVNVPQLYVDVDRAKAKSLGVSLTDLFQTLQSLLGTLYVNDFNLYGKTYRVQIQAQQPYREEPQDIGGLFVRGNGPQLIPVSSLTTVRFRSGPNIVTRFNGFTSALVTASPGNGKSSGEMLAAVDQLVQNKYAALGVGAALSGESYQESTSTGGGLVLALGIIMVFLVLAAQYESWSIPFAVLFGVPFGVLGAYLGMWLRGIPSDVYFQIGIITVVGLAAKNAILIVEFASEQRAQGKSVRDAAVEAGRERLRPILMTSFAFILGVVPLVVAGGAGAISRHSIGTAVFAGMLFATSIGILFIPLFFALIRRASEHLLGRRAEAAAPQPASTRPAEGD
- a CDS encoding site-2 protease family protein, which codes for MPNFPVTECFAYWRVLELGSREIIEGLVNPEHSGPSRLLSSYLSDWDGYYYWQRALDGDWLVLVHERAPVRERWWLHAALFLAAIITTSVGGAMFAGTVDPWRLHTFLHPRAGFPFSLPLLAILLAHESGHYVTARRYRVDASPPYFIPFPAALDLIGTLGAFIRLRSPMFDRRTLFDIGVAGPLAGIVVAIPVLLIGLHGSTSLPGVATPLAFAHQFARFNGDPILIGDSLLLAACRAVLGLHGLVELSPLAVAGWVGILVTSLNLLPLAQLDGGHIAFAMHPRAQVFVARAMWLALIPLGFVWKGWWFWAVLGLAIGRGRLAHPPVIAPERPLDQRRVIVGWIAVVLFVITFMPLPLSP
- the pgi gene encoding glucose-6-phosphate isomerase; the protein is MTTLATSTPAPVLPLTERPAWAALDAHFRTIRDAHLRTLFASDPARGERLVAEGAGLYLDYSKHRVTDETLRLLLELARQSGLRERIDAMFRGDAINVTERRSVLHVALRARRGSTITVAGENVVPAVHDVLDRMRAFTTRVRSGDWVGHTGKRIRHVINIGIGGSDLGPVMAYQALRFYSQRDLSFGFVSNVDGTDFIEATRGLDPAETLFIVSSKTFTTLETMTNARTARAWTLAALGNEAAVAKHFVAVSTNAKAVTEFGIDTANMFEFWDWVGGRYSMDSAIGLSTMLAIGADAFDEMLAGFHAMDEHFRTTPFERNLPVLMGLLAVWYADFFGAQTVAVLPYDQYLVRFPAYLQQLTMESNGKHVTLDGRRVAYQTGAIFWGEPGTNGQHSFYQLLHQGTILVPADFIGFCDALTPLGDHHDLLMANLFAQSQALAFGKTADEVRAEGTPEWLVPHRVCEGNRPSSTILADRLTPASLGALVALYEHSVFTQGTVWQIDSFDQWGVELGKVLAGRIIPELGGAAQPRLAHDSSTNRLIQRYRARRSRGSQSR
- a CDS encoding efflux RND transporter periplasmic adaptor subunit; the protein is MSAHRFRIRHRLAARRSRFGCLFPAVLVMAACHHAPPPAPPPPEVSVLTVEPKTIPADFEYVGQAEASKRVEVRAQVSGVIIARPYVEGTDVHKGDVLFRIDPTPYEAALRSAQAQQADAEARFANAERNLNRLVPLLGEHAVAQKDVDDARTEEEQARAAVNNAKGAVVRAQRDYDNTFVRAEISGRAGRANLVLGALVSGPTDLLTTVEQVDPIYVNFSPSDQDVLAWRRGLADKSLIAAPGPMGVRATLADGSVYPIEGTLDFADLAVQENTGTLALRASFKNPQHTLLPGQFVRVSLLGMKRVGAILVPQRAVQQSIGGSFVYVVDSANKVSTRDVKGDTFVGGQWLISSGLTAGDRVVVDGIQKIMPGAPVRPVAYVPPPDTGRAARGDTVLTAPPGTALRIGTHD
- a CDS encoding efflux transporter outer membrane subunit, giving the protein MRRLALPLVLAATMGACAVGPAYHRPPVDTPNDWRPPSPLEDSLRPFYDSLAAHPDTSPATQRDSTMPLADSMLSLMPPSPPNDTAASSNIDWFALLQDTVLRRLVDTAVAENRTVRVAIATIQEFRADYGVAKGPLFPQITANGSAGKERISFGGTPITFDIFSVTGNVSWELDFWGRLRRTAEAGREDLLATQEAKRAVVLTLISDVATAYLELRELDLDLDISRRTLESRRETLRLAQRRFQQGLISELDVRQFESQVADPAARVADFERQVVQKEDQLSVLLGHHPANVPRGEPLPAVLSSIAVPRALPSSLLERRPDVREAEAQLRAATARIGIAEAARLPTVTITGEYGTQSTTASSLFKNNTDIYTVLGGISLPIFTGGQYTNEVKAARARAEQAKYMYQQTVLTALQDAQDALIGLRASHDQLVAQQTQVTALQSALHLASRRYDNGISSYLDVLDAQRSLFTAELTLAQVQRQELVSAVQLYKALGGGWPSDTGGAGGGAAGAPR